The DNA segment GCAACCCCGGCTGTGAGCCGCCAGCCGCGCCAATCGCGGGTACCGGCCTACTCGCCCTTCACGTAGATCTGCATCAGCTGTACAAAGTAATACATCTTGGCGTAAGCAGCCTTCATCCGCTCATCTATCGGCTCTTCCGAGGCAGACTCCACCTCGCGCCAGTTCAGGATCAGCGGGTCATCCTTGGTCGTGTAGTCCTCGATAACACTCTTGAGCCCCTTGCCGAGCTGGATAAGGTTCTGGGATGCGTGCGCAATATAGTGTTTGGCCTTTTTGTTAATCTCGTCCAGCAGCTGACGCAGCAGCTTGGCAGTGGCGGGATCCTTCTCCACCACCTTCCCCATCGCTTTTTTGAGCTTCATGCCAAGTTCGCCCTCTTCTGCCAGGGATTCATCAAACGCAATCACCTTCTGGCTCACGTCCATGACCTCGTGGAAAGCGGCCGACAGCTGATTCGACATCATCTGCGACGACCACTGGCCGCGTATTACCAGCAGATCATGCAGCTCACGGATATCCCGCTTGAAGTAATCAATCAGGAAGGCCTTCAGGTAGTTCATCGGTGCGGTGTGCACAAAACCGCCCATCATGCGTTTGCTGAACATCATGTTGGCCTTTTCGGTGTAGTGCTTGGTCCGATGGATAGCGGTAGTGCCAAAGACCTTCTGCACCAGCTGTTCAACCTTGCTGTTGCGCTGCTCCTGCAGGATCTTCTGGATCGTGATCTCTGTCTGGGATTTCAGTTTATTCAGATACGGCTCGACAATCTTTTCCACCGAGGCTTTTTTTAGCGGGGCAAAATCAGGATCCTTGCCGGCGTGTTGCACAATCTGGACCAGCACGCCGGACTTGCGCACCGCGGACAGCTGACCGAGCAGCTTTTTCCATTTGCTGCGGTCCACCAGCTCCACACCCCGGTACTGGGTCAAGACGTCAAATACCTTGTCCCAGTCACCGTCTATCGGCATAACCTGCAGGACATCGACAAACTCCTTCAGATCATCGACAACATACTCGGCATTAATCGAGTCGAATTTGGGGCTGTACGAGATATTGTGTTCCTGGATAGCCGAGTCAAACTTCTTGAGGAGGAAATAGTAGTCAAATCGCACCAGCTCGATGAATGCCGACACCAGAAAGTAGGTCTGCTGAATATCTCGCACCATTGCCCCATCGAAGGCACCAAAAAAGGTGATGATGTTGTCCTTCATGATCGATGCCACCTTCTTGGTGTCATGCTTCTGGGTAAGCTCGCGGATTGACTGCTCGCTGAAGGCCTCCAGCAGCTCAAGCAGATCTTTGCTGAGGTAGGACTCGATCACAATCGACTTGATCGCCTGGGAACTCTCCGCCCCCTGCAGAATCTGCTGGGCCGGTGAGAGCAGCTTGTAGATCTCGAAAAACAGTTTGGCCAGCCCCGGCTGCGCCTCTGCGGTACGAACCTTGTAGAATTTGTACTTCTGTTTGTTCAGGCTTTTGCCCAGCTGCTTGAGTTTGCGCTTTTTTATGCGTTCGGGATCGCTGTCACCGTTAAAAAACGAAAACAGCCTATCCAGCAGCGAAATGGCCCCACCATCCGAGGCTGCAGGTTCTTCCATAGGAAAAACCTACGCCATATCGTACCGGTTGTCAATTCAATGCGGCTGCGCTATGCTGTGGTGCGGAGGACACCAGTGCATCCAGCAGCAGACCAATTGAATCAGCGCCTTTCCGGCACCGTAGTTCGACGCATGCTCTCCCGCCTTGGCGAGCAGATGTTTTTTCCCCGCGGCATTGTTGCCCAGGCAGCCGAGGCTGCTGCACAGGCCGATCGGTTCGATGCAACCGTTGGCATGGCCTACAGCCAGGGCGAGCCGATCATGCTGAACAGTATTCGAGAAGCGGTACCCGGCATTCCCCCCAAACAGTCGGTGGGCTACAGCCCGACCCCCGGCAATGCCAGACTGCGCCAGCGCTGGAAAGAGGAGATGATTCGCAAGAATCCCCGCCTGGAAGGAGCCGCCACCTCGCTGCCTATGGTTACACCGGGGCTGACCAACGGCCTGTGCCACACTGCCGATCTTTTCTGTGATCCGGGTGATGTCCTTATCCTTCCGGATATGTACTGGGGGAACTATAACCTCCTGTTCGGGGTTCGCCACGGGGTGCAGATCGTTACCTATCCGTTTTTTGACCGCAGCGGTGGATTCAACACCGACGGGCTGCGCGAAGCAATCTCGCAGCACAGCGGTCCTCGCGGAGTACGGGTGCTGCTGAATTTTCCGAACAACCCGACCGGTTATGCCCCCAGCACCGCCGAGGCAGCAGCAATCCTGCAGGTGCTG comes from the Spirochaeta africana DSM 8902 genome and includes:
- a CDS encoding DUF5312 family protein → MEEPAASDGGAISLLDRLFSFFNGDSDPERIKKRKLKQLGKSLNKQKYKFYKVRTAEAQPGLAKLFFEIYKLLSPAQQILQGAESSQAIKSIVIESYLSKDLLELLEAFSEQSIRELTQKHDTKKVASIMKDNIITFFGAFDGAMVRDIQQTYFLVSAFIELVRFDYYFLLKKFDSAIQEHNISYSPKFDSINAEYVVDDLKEFVDVLQVMPIDGDWDKVFDVLTQYRGVELVDRSKWKKLLGQLSAVRKSGVLVQIVQHAGKDPDFAPLKKASVEKIVEPYLNKLKSQTEITIQKILQEQRNSKVEQLVQKVFGTTAIHRTKHYTEKANMMFSKRMMGGFVHTAPMNYLKAFLIDYFKRDIRELHDLLVIRGQWSSQMMSNQLSAAFHEVMDVSQKVIAFDESLAEEGELGMKLKKAMGKVVEKDPATAKLLRQLLDEINKKAKHYIAHASQNLIQLGKGLKSVIEDYTTKDDPLILNWREVESASEEPIDERMKAAYAKMYYFVQLMQIYVKGE
- a CDS encoding aminotransferase class I/II-fold pyridoxal phosphate-dependent enzyme encodes the protein MHPAADQLNQRLSGTVVRRMLSRLGEQMFFPRGIVAQAAEAAAQADRFDATVGMAYSQGEPIMLNSIREAVPGIPPKQSVGYSPTPGNARLRQRWKEEMIRKNPRLEGAATSLPMVTPGLTNGLCHTADLFCDPGDVLILPDMYWGNYNLLFGVRHGVQIVTYPFFDRSGGFNTDGLREAISQHSGPRGVRVLLNFPNNPTGYAPSTAEAAAILQVLVGAADHTDIMLICDDAYFGLFYDDDIETESMFSLAAAAHPNLLTVKIDGATKEDYVWGFRIGFITIAAAGLEADHFAAWDDKLTGSIRSNVSNGNTLGQSLLLQAMNQPDYHQEKQRIASELRHRYQIVRDIVSREPYSQPDFPLQPMPFNSGYFMAFRCTNGRAEEIRTRLLSKGIGVIAFGDHLVRVAYAGVDPESLPELYAIIASVARETME